CTCAATGGCACAACAGGCCAAACCATAAGTCATAGGCCAAAGTGAGTTAGAACGTCCAAAATTAACTAACTTATCAATAGTAGTTAATTTAATTGGCGCACCGCCATCTTGTAAATAATTTACTTTATGCTGTGCCATTCAAGGGCTCCTTTTTTCCATGCATATAAAAATCCAATTGCTAATAGTGTGATAAAAAGTAACATTTCTATAAATCCAAACCATCCTAATAACTTAAAGTTAATAGCCCATGGAAACATGAAAATTATTTCTACATCAAATAAAATAAATAGCAATGCTATTAGATAAAACTGTGTTGATATTGTATTGGGTTGTTTTGTAACTTCTGGTCCACATTCATACAATGTTGTTTTTAATTTTTCTGTGTCTAATCTTGCGATTTTTC
The Poseidonibacter antarcticus DNA segment above includes these coding regions:
- a CDS encoding NAD(P)H-quinone oxidoreductase subunit 3; amino-acid sequence: MTHMDFAHPYFGAFVMFVLTFTAFGATVWLSRYVSRKIARLDTEKLKTTLYECGPEVTKQPNTISTQFYLIALLFILFDVEIIFMFPWAINFKLLGWFGFIEMLLFITLLAIGFLYAWKKGALEWHSIK